One part of the Phragmites australis chromosome 3, lpPhrAust1.1, whole genome shotgun sequence genome encodes these proteins:
- the LOC133911074 gene encoding probable polyamine transporter At3g13620, translating into MARETHLGDADVSSSKAKDPDAYGDGDGNKLSLVPLIFLIFFEVAGGPYGAEPAVQSAGPLYALLGFLIFPFVWAIPEALVTAELSTAMPGNGGFVLWADHAFGPLSGSLMGTWKYVSGAINGAAFPALCADYLARVVPAVAGGGPRVATIVTFNVALSFLNYTGLTVVGWTAVGLGLGSLSPFLLMSGIALPKIRPHRWGSVAAEKDWKLFFNTLFWNLNYWDSVSTMAGEVDRPGKTLPKALVSAVSITSLGYLLPLMAATGAINAPPENWGNGFFADAAGMIAGKWLKYWIEVGAVLSSIGLYSATLSSAAFQLLGMAELGLLPRAFAVRAPVFNTPWISIVATSAITLGMSFFSFNNIVAAANFLYSLGMLLEFAAFIWLRIKRPDLSRPYRVPTSLPGAVALCLVPSAFLVFVMAIAGWKVYAISATFTAAGVGVYYLMRFCKARGCLRRGDSVPAPGQ; encoded by the exons ATGGCACGCGAAACCCATCTCGGGGACGCCGACGTCTCCTCGTCCAAGGCCAAGGACCCCGACGCCTACGGTGATGGCGACGGCAACAAGCTGTCCCTGGTGCCGctcatcttcctcatcttcttcgAAGTCGCGGGGGGGCCCTACGGCGCCGAGCCGGCTGTGCAGTCCGCGGGGCCCCTCTACGCGCTGCTCGGCTTCCTCATCTTCCCCTTTGTCTGGGCCATCCCGGAGGCGCTCGTCACCGCAGAGCTCTCCACTGCCATGCCGGGCAACGGCGGCTTCGTCCTCTGGGCTGACCACGCCTTCGGGCCCTTGTCGGGCTCCCTCATGGGCACATGGAAGTATGTCTCCGGCGCCATCAACGGCGCCGCGTTCCCGGCGCTCTGCGCCGACTACCTCGCCCGCgtcgtccccgccgtcgccggcggAGGGCCGCGCGTCGCCACCATCGTGACCTTCAATGTGGCGCTCTCCTTCCTCAACTACACGGGCCTCACCGTCGTGGGATGGACCGCCGTCGGGCTGGGCCTCGGCTCGCTCTCGCCCTTCTTGCTCATGTCCGGCATCGCGCTACCCAAGATCCGACCGCACCGCTGGGGCAGCGTCGCCGCCGAGAAGGACTGGAAGCTCTTCTTCAACACGCTGTTCTGGAACCTCAACTACTGGGACAGCGTCAGCACCATGGCCGGCGAGGTGGACCGGCCGGGCAAGACGCTCCCCAAGGCGCTGGTGTCCGCCGTGTCCATAACATCACTCGGGTACCTGCTGCCGCTCATGGCCGCCACCGGCGCCATCAACGCGCCGCCGGAGAACTGGGGGAACGGATTCTTCGCCGACGCCGCAG GCATGATCGCCGGCAAGTGGCTCAAGTACTGGATCGAGGTGGGCGCGGTGTTGTCGTCCATCGGCCTCTACTCCGCGACGCTGAGCAGCGCGGCGTTCCAGCTGCTGGGCATGGCGGAGCTGGGCCTCCTCCCGCGCGCCTTCGCGGTGCGTGCCCCGGTCTTCAACACCCCTTGGATCAGCATCGTGGCCACCAGCGCCATCACCCTGGGCATGTCCTTCTTCAGCTTCAACAACATCGTGGCCGCCGCCAACTTCCTCTACAGCCTCGGCATGCTCCTCGAGTTCGCCGCCTTCATCTGGCTCCGAATCAAGCGCCCGGACTTGTCCCGGCCCTACCGCGTCCCGACGAGCCTCCCGGGCGCTGTGGCCCTGTGCCTCGTGCCCTCGGCGTTCCTCGTCTTCGTCATGGCCATCGCCGGGTGGAAGGTGTACGCCATCAGCGCCACGTTCACCGCTGCCGGCGTCGGGGTGTACTATCTCATGCGGTTCTGCAAGGCCAGAGGGTGCCTTCGACGAGGGGATAGCGTACCAGCACCAGGACAGTAG